A genome region from Variovorax paradoxus includes the following:
- a CDS encoding succinate dehydrogenase assembly factor 2, translating into MQPAADSDQLLSERALSKLKWRCRRGLLENDLFIARFFERHEARMTVGQAGAMETLMDLSDNDLLDLLLRRKEPEPEWAGAEVVALLQLMRTDGAQRPSISPSS; encoded by the coding sequence ATGCAACCCGCCGCCGACTCCGACCAGCTGCTCAGCGAACGTGCGCTGAGCAAGCTCAAGTGGCGTTGCCGGCGCGGCCTGCTCGAGAACGACCTCTTCATTGCCCGCTTCTTCGAGCGGCACGAAGCCCGCATGACCGTGGGTCAAGCGGGAGCGATGGAGACATTGATGGACCTGTCGGACAACGACCTCCTCGACCTCCTTCTGCGCAGAAAGGAGCCCGAGCCCGAATGGGCCGGCGCCGAGGTGGTCGCTTTGCTGCAGCTGATGCGCACCGACGGCGCCCAGCGCCCCTCGATCTCTCCTTCGTCCTGA
- a CDS encoding succinate dehydrogenase iron-sulfur subunit, with product MKRTFQIYRYDPDKDAKPYMQTVEIELDGHERMLLDALMKLKAQDPTLSFRRSCREGVCGSDAMNINGKNGLACLTNMNTLKGTVVLKPLPGLPVIRDLIVDMTQFFKQYNSIKPYLQNDNVPPEKERLQSPEEREELNGLYECILCASCSTSCPSFWWNPDKFVGPAGLLQAYRFIADSRDEATAERLDNLEDPYRLFRCHTIMNCVDVCPKSLNPTKAIGKIKELMVRRAI from the coding sequence ATGAAGCGCACATTCCAGATCTACCGCTACGACCCGGACAAGGACGCCAAGCCCTACATGCAGACGGTCGAGATCGAACTCGACGGCCACGAACGCATGCTGCTCGACGCTCTCATGAAGCTCAAGGCGCAGGATCCCACGCTGTCGTTCCGCCGCTCGTGCCGCGAAGGCGTCTGCGGCTCCGACGCGATGAACATCAACGGCAAGAACGGTCTGGCCTGCCTGACCAACATGAACACGCTCAAGGGCACCGTCGTGCTCAAGCCGCTGCCGGGCCTGCCCGTCATCCGCGACCTGATCGTGGACATGACGCAGTTCTTCAAGCAGTACAACTCGATCAAGCCGTACCTGCAGAACGACAATGTGCCGCCCGAGAAGGAGCGCCTCCAGTCGCCCGAGGAACGCGAAGAGCTCAACGGCCTGTACGAGTGCATTCTTTGCGCGAGTTGCTCCACGAGCTGCCCGAGCTTCTGGTGGAATCCCGACAAGTTCGTCGGTCCGGCCGGCCTGCTGCAGGCCTACCGCTTCATCGCCGACAGCCGCGACGAAGCCACCGCCGAGCGCCTGGACAACCTGGAAGACCCGTACCGCCTGTTCCGCTGCCACACGATCATGAACTGCGTGGACGTTTGCCCGAAGAGCCTCAATCCGACCAAGGCCATCGGCAAGATCAAGGAATTGATGGTGCGCCGCGCCATCTAA
- the sdhA gene encoding succinate dehydrogenase flavoprotein subunit, with translation MTYTKEKITKRKFDVVIVGAGGSGMRASLQLARAGLNVAVLSKVFPTRSHTVAAQGGVGASLGNMSEDNWHYHFYDTIKGSDWLGDQDAIEFMCREAPKVVYELEHFGMPFDRNPDGTIYQRPFGGHTANYGEKPVQRACAAADRTGHAMLHTLYQKNVEARTQFFVEWMALDLIRDDEGDVVGVTALEMETGDLHILQAKTVLLATGGAGRIFQASTNAFINTGDGLGMAARSGIPLQDMEFWQFHPTGVAGAGVLLTEGCRGEGAILLNSNGERFMERYAPTLKDLAPRDFVSRSMDQEIKEGRGCGPNKDYVLLKLDHLGADTIHKRLPSVYEIGVNFANVDITKEPIPVVPTIHYQMGGIPTNIHGQVVVQKGEENSAVVNGLYAVGECSCVSVHGANRLGTNSLLDLLVFGRAAGNHIVEFNDKLKEHKPLPNDAADRTLERLNRLEATTGGEYAQDVAGEIRAVMQQHAAVFRKQASMDEGVVKIAAVRERVKAIGLKDKSKVFNTARIEALEVDNLIEVAQATMVSAAARKECRGAHTVEDYERPADDPVAPLGRDDANWMKHTLWYSADNRLSYKPVKLQPLTVASVPPKVRTF, from the coding sequence ATGACCTACACAAAAGAAAAAATCACCAAGCGCAAGTTCGACGTCGTGATCGTCGGTGCCGGCGGCTCCGGCATGCGCGCCTCGCTGCAACTCGCACGTGCCGGCCTCAATGTGGCCGTGCTCTCCAAGGTGTTCCCGACCCGTTCGCACACTGTCGCCGCACAGGGCGGCGTGGGCGCATCGCTCGGCAACATGAGCGAGGACAACTGGCACTACCACTTCTACGACACGATCAAGGGCTCCGACTGGCTCGGCGACCAGGACGCGATCGAGTTCATGTGCCGCGAAGCCCCGAAGGTCGTGTACGAGCTCGAGCACTTCGGCATGCCCTTCGACCGCAACCCCGACGGCACCATCTACCAGCGCCCGTTCGGCGGCCACACGGCCAACTACGGCGAGAAGCCGGTGCAGCGCGCCTGCGCCGCGGCCGACCGTACCGGCCACGCGATGCTGCACACGCTCTACCAGAAGAACGTCGAGGCCCGCACCCAGTTCTTCGTCGAATGGATGGCGCTCGACCTCATCCGTGACGACGAAGGCGACGTGGTCGGCGTGACCGCACTCGAAATGGAAACCGGCGACCTGCACATCCTGCAGGCCAAGACCGTCCTGCTGGCCACCGGTGGCGCCGGCCGCATCTTCCAGGCCTCCACCAACGCATTCATCAACACCGGCGACGGCCTCGGCATGGCGGCGCGTTCGGGCATCCCGCTGCAGGACATGGAGTTCTGGCAGTTCCACCCGACCGGCGTGGCCGGTGCCGGCGTGCTGCTGACCGAAGGCTGCCGCGGCGAAGGCGCGATCCTGCTGAACAGCAACGGCGAACGCTTCATGGAGCGCTATGCGCCCACGCTGAAAGACCTGGCGCCGCGCGACTTCGTCTCGCGCTCGATGGACCAGGAAATCAAGGAAGGCCGCGGCTGTGGTCCTAACAAGGACTACGTGCTGCTCAAGCTCGACCACCTGGGCGCAGACACCATCCACAAGCGCCTGCCGTCGGTGTACGAGATCGGCGTCAACTTCGCCAACGTCGACATCACCAAGGAACCGATCCCCGTGGTGCCGACGATCCACTACCAGATGGGCGGCATCCCGACCAACATCCACGGTCAGGTCGTGGTGCAGAAGGGCGAAGAGAACAGCGCCGTGGTCAACGGTCTCTACGCCGTGGGCGAGTGCTCCTGCGTGAGCGTGCACGGCGCCAACCGCCTGGGCACGAACTCGCTGCTCGACCTGCTGGTGTTCGGTCGTGCAGCCGGCAACCACATCGTCGAGTTCAACGACAAGCTCAAGGAACACAAGCCCCTTCCCAATGACGCGGCCGACCGCACGCTGGAGCGGCTGAACCGCCTCGAAGCCACCACCGGCGGCGAGTACGCGCAGGACGTGGCCGGCGAGATCCGCGCCGTCATGCAGCAGCATGCCGCCGTGTTCCGCAAGCAGGCCTCGATGGACGAAGGCGTGGTCAAGATCGCCGCCGTGCGCGAGCGCGTCAAGGCCATCGGCCTGAAGGACAAGTCGAAGGTGTTCAACACCGCGCGCATCGAGGCGCTGGAAGTCGACAACCTGATCGAAGTGGCGCAGGCCACCATGGTTTCCGCAGCGGCCCGCAAGGAATGCCGCGGCGCCCACACGGTGGAAGACTACGAACGCCCGGCGGACGACCCCGTCGCACCGCTCGGCCGCGACGACGCCAACTGGATGAAGCACACGCTCTGGTATAGCGCGGACAACCGCCTCTCGTACAAGCCCGTCAAGCTGCAGCCGCTCACCGTCGCTTCGGTTCCGCCGAAGGTCCGCACGTTCTAA
- the sdhD gene encoding succinate dehydrogenase, hydrophobic membrane anchor protein — MSVNYGSKRIVVGAHYGLRDWLSQRITGGLMALFTIVLLAQLIFTRGPIGYDLWAGIFAAQWMKVLTFSVIVALLYHVWVGMRDVWMDYVQPVAIRLVLQIFTIVWLVGCAGWAIQVLWKI; from the coding sequence ATGTCTGTGAACTACGGCTCCAAGCGCATCGTCGTCGGCGCTCACTACGGTCTTCGCGACTGGCTCAGCCAGCGCATCACCGGCGGCCTGATGGCCCTCTTCACGATCGTCCTGCTCGCGCAGCTGATCTTCACCCGCGGCCCCATCGGCTACGACCTGTGGGCCGGCATCTTCGCGGCGCAGTGGATGAAGGTGCTGACGTTCTCCGTGATCGTCGCCCTGCTCTATCACGTGTGGGTCGGCATGCGCGACGTCTGGATGGACTACGTCCAGCCCGTCGCCATCCGTCTCGTGCTGCAAATTTTCACCATCGTCTGGCTTGTCGGTTGTGCGGGTTGGGCCATTCAAGTGCTTTGGAAGATCTGA
- the sdhC gene encoding succinate dehydrogenase, cytochrome b556 subunit, whose translation MTELATPPRPRREFRNINAFTDLTTYRLPPAGLVSILHRVSGVLMFLLLPFIIWMFDTSLSSDYSFARFKGAFNVGIGFVPGWFFKLVALALIWAYLHHFIAGLRHLWMDVSHAAVTKEFGHSSAVVTLVLSIALTLVLGAKLFGLY comes from the coding sequence ATGACAGAGCTTGCAACTCCTCCCCGGCCACGTCGCGAATTCCGCAACATCAATGCCTTCACCGACCTCACGACCTACCGGCTTCCGCCGGCAGGCCTGGTGTCGATCCTGCATCGCGTCAGCGGCGTGCTGATGTTCCTGCTGCTGCCGTTCATCATCTGGATGTTCGACACGTCGCTGTCGTCCGACTATTCGTTCGCTCGATTCAAGGGCGCATTCAACGTCGGTATCGGCTTCGTTCCGGGCTGGTTCTTCAAGCTGGTCGCGCTCGCACTCATCTGGGCTTACCTGCACCACTTCATCGCCGGCCTGCGCCATCTGTGGATGGACGTGAGCCACGCCGCCGTCACCAAGGAGTTCGGTCACAGCTCCGCCGTGGTGACGCTGGTCCTGAGCATCGCGCTCACCCTGGTGCTCGGCGCCAAGTTGTTCGGCCTGTACTGA
- a CDS encoding GntR family transcriptional regulator — protein sequence MNTPHNLDEPPTPSFSPLYQQIKTLILQSLQAGEWKPGEPIPSEMDLAVRYRVSQGTVRKAIDELSAENLVVRRQGKGTFVATHAEQHVQYRFLKLVPDAGDLSTEGPAVRTIVDCKRLRASADVARALGLRTGDAVLQVRRVLAYAGVPTILEDLWLPGTPFKGLTAERLRAWPGPMYALFETEFGVRMVRAEEKIRAVLPDAEQALLLDVPSQMPLLSVERVAHTYHDTPMELRRGLYRTDTHHYRNQLG from the coding sequence ATGAACACGCCCCACAACCTCGACGAGCCCCCGACGCCGTCCTTCAGTCCGCTCTACCAGCAGATCAAGACCCTGATCCTGCAGAGCCTGCAGGCCGGCGAATGGAAGCCTGGCGAGCCCATCCCGAGCGAGATGGACCTGGCCGTGCGCTACCGCGTGAGCCAGGGTACGGTGCGCAAGGCCATCGACGAGCTCTCGGCCGAGAACCTCGTGGTGCGGCGCCAGGGCAAGGGCACGTTCGTTGCCACGCACGCAGAACAGCACGTGCAGTACCGCTTCCTGAAGCTCGTGCCCGACGCCGGCGACCTGAGCACCGAAGGGCCCGCGGTGCGGACCATCGTCGACTGCAAGCGCCTGCGCGCCTCGGCCGACGTGGCGCGCGCGCTCGGCCTGCGCACCGGCGACGCGGTGCTTCAGGTGCGGCGCGTGCTCGCCTATGCCGGCGTGCCGACGATCCTCGAAGACCTCTGGCTTCCGGGCACACCATTCAAAGGCCTCACCGCGGAGCGGCTGCGTGCCTGGCCCGGCCCGATGTACGCCCTGTTCGAAACCGAATTCGGCGTCCGCATGGTGCGCGCAGAGGAAAAGATCCGCGCCGTGCTGCCCGACGCCGAACAGGCGCTGCTGCTCGACGTGCCGAGCCAGATGCCCCTGCTGAGTGTGGAACGCGTCGCGCACACCTACCATGACACGCCGATGGAGTTGCGACGCGGCCTGTATCGCACCGACACGCACCACTACAGGAACCAGCTGGGCTGA
- a CDS encoding malate dehydrogenase, with product MSKKPVRVAVTGAAGQIGYALLFRIASGEMLGKDQPVILQLLEIPDEKAQKALKGVMMELDDCAFPLLAGMEAHGDPMTAFKDADYALLVGSRPRGPGMERAELLAVNGAIFTAQGKALNAVASRNVKVLVVGNPANTNAYIAMKSAPDLPRKNFTAMLRLDHNRAASQIAAKTGKAVADIEKLTVWGNHSPTMYADYRFATINGESVAKMINDQEWNANTFLPTVGKRGAAIIEARGLSSAASAANAAIDHMRDWALGTNGKWVTMGIPSDGQYGIPKDVMFGFPVTCENGEYKLVEGLEIDAFSQERINKTLEELEGERAGVAHLL from the coding sequence ATGAGCAAAAAGCCCGTCCGCGTTGCCGTTACCGGTGCCGCCGGTCAAATCGGTTACGCCCTGTTGTTCCGTATCGCATCCGGTGAAATGCTCGGCAAAGACCAGCCGGTCATCCTCCAGCTGCTCGAAATCCCCGACGAGAAGGCCCAGAAGGCGCTGAAGGGCGTGATGATGGAACTCGACGACTGCGCGTTCCCGCTGCTGGCCGGCATGGAAGCCCACGGCGACCCGATGACCGCCTTCAAGGATGCCGACTACGCCCTCCTGGTCGGCTCGCGCCCCCGCGGCCCGGGCATGGAACGTGCCGAACTGCTGGCCGTCAACGGCGCCATCTTCACGGCGCAAGGCAAGGCCCTCAACGCCGTTGCCAGCCGCAACGTCAAGGTGCTGGTGGTCGGCAACCCCGCCAACACCAATGCCTACATCGCCATGAAGAGCGCGCCCGACCTGCCGCGCAAGAACTTCACCGCCATGCTGCGCCTGGACCACAACCGCGCCGCCAGCCAGATCGCCGCCAAGACTGGCAAGGCTGTGGCCGACATCGAGAAGCTCACCGTGTGGGGCAACCACTCGCCCACGATGTACGCCGACTACCGTTTCGCCACCATCAATGGCGAAAGCGTCGCCAAGATGATCAACGACCAGGAATGGAACGCCAACACGTTCCTGCCCACCGTCGGCAAGCGCGGCGCGGCCATCATCGAAGCACGCGGCCTGTCGTCGGCTGCCTCGGCCGCCAACGCCGCCATCGACCACATGCGCGACTGGGCCCTGGGCACCAACGGCAAGTGGGTCACCATGGGCATCCCGTCGGACGGCCAGTACGGCATTCCGAAGGACGTGATGTTCGGCTTCCCGGTCACCTGCGAAAACGGTGAATACAAGCTGGTCGAAGGCCTCGAGATCGACGCATTCAGCCAGGAGCGCATCAACAAGACGCTCGAAGAGCTCGAAGGCGAACGCGCCGGCGTCGCTCACCTGCTGTAA
- the tam gene encoding trans-aconitate 2-methyltransferase — protein MLDWNPALYRRYEDERTRPAQELLARVPLAEADRVVDLGCGPGNSTELLVNRFQKAQALGTDNSEAMLVSARERLPGARFELSDIATWAPQDQAPDLIYANASLQWVPDHETLIPRLFDALAPGGVLAIQMPDNRQEPTHRLMRALAAEAPWAEPIGDADRLRTKLLPLGGYYDLLAPHAANVDVWHTIYQHRMADAASIVEWVRGTGLKPFVDRLSPDLQASYLAEYERRVNEAYPARTDGKRLLAFPRMFIVAQKKA, from the coding sequence ATGCTCGACTGGAACCCCGCGCTCTATCGTCGCTACGAGGACGAGCGCACACGACCCGCGCAGGAACTCCTGGCGCGGGTGCCATTGGCCGAAGCCGACCGCGTGGTCGACCTCGGTTGTGGGCCGGGCAACTCCACCGAGCTGCTGGTCAACCGGTTCCAGAAGGCGCAGGCCCTCGGGACCGACAACTCCGAAGCCATGCTGGTCAGCGCGCGCGAGCGCCTGCCCGGCGCGCGCTTCGAGTTGAGCGACATCGCGACCTGGGCGCCGCAAGACCAAGCGCCCGACCTCATCTACGCCAATGCGTCCCTGCAATGGGTGCCTGATCACGAGACGCTGATCCCGCGCCTGTTCGACGCGCTGGCCCCGGGTGGCGTGCTTGCCATCCAGATGCCGGACAACCGCCAGGAGCCCACGCACCGCCTGATGCGCGCGCTCGCCGCCGAAGCGCCCTGGGCCGAGCCCATCGGCGATGCCGACCGGCTGCGCACCAAGCTGCTGCCGCTCGGCGGCTACTACGACCTCTTGGCACCGCATGCGGCCAACGTCGATGTCTGGCACACGATCTACCAGCACCGCATGGCCGACGCTGCGTCCATCGTCGAATGGGTGCGCGGCACGGGCCTGAAGCCTTTTGTCGACCGGCTGTCGCCCGACCTGCAGGCGAGCTACCTCGCCGAATACGAACGCCGTGTGAACGAGGCCTATCCGGCGCGCACCGATGGCAAGCGGCTGCTCGCGTTCCCGCGCATGTTCATCGTGGCGCAGAAGAAGGCATGA
- a CDS encoding HpcH/HpaI aldolase/citrate lyase family protein, translated as MTRAVHPGEVLLGAQAGGVTLPVCDHYSGVEARMKKSLALQAEMAEEFGACVFDVTLDCEDGAPVGGEAEHAALVTELALAARPGMRVGVRVHPVDHPAFAGDVITIAGRAAARLSHLMVPKVESVADVQQAVAALDAADAAALPLHVLIESPLAVHNAFDIAAHPRVQSLSFGLMDFVSAHAGAIPADGMGAEGQFSHPLVVRAKLAIASAAHAYGKVPSHCVVTEFNDADAMRMAARKAASEFGYTRMWSIHPNQIRPILEAFAPDEAQIQIATKILVKAAAADWAPTQIDGTLHDRASYRHFWQVLTRAHATGRTLPPEAKAWFAFAAS; from the coding sequence ATGACCCGAGCTGTTCATCCGGGTGAAGTGCTGCTCGGCGCGCAGGCCGGCGGCGTGACGCTGCCGGTGTGCGATCACTACAGCGGCGTCGAGGCGCGCATGAAAAAGAGCCTCGCGCTCCAGGCCGAGATGGCCGAGGAGTTCGGCGCCTGCGTGTTCGACGTCACCCTCGACTGCGAAGACGGCGCCCCCGTGGGCGGCGAAGCCGAGCACGCGGCGCTCGTCACCGAGCTGGCGTTGGCTGCGCGGCCCGGCATGCGTGTGGGCGTGCGCGTGCACCCGGTCGACCATCCGGCCTTCGCGGGCGACGTGATCACCATCGCCGGCCGTGCTGCCGCACGCCTCAGCCATTTGATGGTGCCCAAGGTCGAGTCGGTGGCCGACGTCCAGCAGGCCGTGGCTGCTCTCGATGCGGCCGACGCCGCTGCGCTGCCGCTGCATGTGCTGATCGAATCGCCGCTGGCTGTCCACAACGCCTTCGACATCGCCGCGCATCCGCGCGTGCAGTCGCTGAGTTTCGGCCTCATGGACTTCGTCTCGGCCCACGCCGGCGCCATTCCGGCCGACGGCATGGGTGCGGAAGGGCAGTTCAGCCACCCGCTGGTGGTACGCGCCAAGCTGGCCATCGCCTCGGCCGCGCATGCCTACGGCAAGGTGCCGTCGCATTGCGTGGTCACCGAGTTCAATGACGCCGATGCGATGCGCATGGCCGCCCGCAAGGCGGCCTCCGAGTTCGGCTACACGCGCATGTGGAGCATCCACCCGAACCAGATCCGCCCCATCCTCGAAGCCTTCGCGCCCGACGAGGCCCAGATTCAAATTGCCACAAAAATCCTTGTAAAGGCGGCAGCCGCGGATTGGGCTCCGACACAAATTGATGGCACATTGCACGACCGCGCGAGCTACCGCCATTTCTGGCAGGTTCTGACGCGCGCCCACGCAACAGGGCGCACGTTGCCACCCGAGGCGAAAGCCTGGTTTGCATTCGCGGCCTCCTGA